The window CCAATTCTTCCAGATCAAGCCCGGACTCCGTGTCACGAATTTTCTCTCCGGGCTTCAGGACATCGCCGCCGCCGCCGATTGAAAGCGAGAGATACTTGTCGCCGATAATCCCGCGAGTTTTGATCGATGCGATCGTATCCGAATAGAGTTTCACGCCGTCTTGAATGGCCAACGCCACCAGTGCGCGGTCGCTATTCAGCCCGATCTGCCGTACGCGGCCGACTTCGACTCCAGCGATTTCCACCGACGCGCCGGGCTTCAGTCCCGACGCGGAGGTAAACTCCGCCTCGACCGAATAATTGTGCCCGCCGATCACTTCGAGTTTGCCCAGCTTGATGGAGAGATAGCCCAGGCAGGCGAT is drawn from Nitrospira sp. and contains these coding sequences:
- the mlaD gene encoding outer membrane lipid asymmetry maintenance protein MlaD, with the translated sequence MERAKLEVMVGIFVLVGIACLGYLSIKLGKLEVIGGHNYSVEAEFTSASGLKPGASVEIAGVEVGRVRQIGLNSDRALVALAIQDGVKLYSDTIASIKTRGIIGDKYLSLSIGGGGDVLKPGEKIRDTESGLDLEELVSQYVHGKVN